The Breoghania sp. L-A4 sequence AGATCCTGCGCCACCTGCTTGATCAGGAAGGAGCCGAAGGAGACGCCGCGCAGTCCCTGCTGGCAGTTGGAGATCGAGTAGAACACCGCCGTCGTCGCCTTGTCGGGGCTGAGGATCTCGCGGTCGTCCGCCAAAAGGTCCTGGATCGAATCCGGGATGGCTTGCGTCAGCGCCACTTCCACGAAGATCAGCGGCTCGTCGGGCATGGAGGGATGGAAGAAGCCGAAGCAGCGGCGGTCGGCGGGACGCAGGCGGCGGCGCAGCTCGTCCCAGTTGCCGATCTCGTGCACGGCCTCATAGGCAATGATCTTGTCCAGGATATGCGCCGGGCTGGCCCAGTCGATGGGCCGCAGCACCAGAAAGCCGCGGTTGAACCACGACTGGAACAGGTGCTGGAAATCCGCGTCCAGCCGGGCGAATTCCGGATGTTCGCCGAGATAGGACAGCAACGCCTCGCGCATGCCGACCAGGGCGGCGGTGCCGCCGGGCGCCAGATTGAGCCGACGCATCAGCTCCTGGCGCGGCGGCTCGGAGGCGGCGATCAGCTCGCCCAGGGTGCGCGCGGAGCGCTCCTGGGCGAAATCCTGCGCGGCGAGAATGGCGCGGGCGGGATCCGGATCGAAGCGCTCGGTGAGCATGGCGAAGAAGGTGGCCCGCTCGGTCTCGTCGAGCGTGCTGAAACCGTCGAGGATCTGCGCGGCCAGCGCCACGCCCGACGCCTCGCCGCGCGACGACAGCAGGGCGTCGCACAACAGTTCCAGGTCCGCGGCGGTCTTCGCCTCGGCGCGCTGGTCCATCAGCCGCGCGCCGCGGGTCACGAGCGCCGAAAGCAGATCCTGAAGCATGCTTACTCGTGTCATAAGGCGGGTCCCATGACGTAGACGGGCAACCAGGTGGCAATGCCGGGGACCAGGCACAAGAGGAGAATGCCGACCACCATGCACAGCACATAGGGGATGGACCCCCTCAATATCTGGGCCAGCGATATGTCGGGCGCAATGCCGTTGATGACATAAAGGTTCAGTCCCACGGGCGGCGTGATCAGGCCGATTTCCATGTTGATGGTCAGGATGACGGCGAACCAGTAGGGATCGAAGCCCGCCTGCAGGATGATCGGCAGCAGGATCGGCGCGGTCATCAGGATGACGGCCACCGGCGGCAGGAAGAAGCCGGCAAACAGCAAGAAGACGTTGATCACCGCCATCAGGACCCACCTGTTGACGTCGAGATTGCCGATCCACTCGGCGATCGACTGGGTGATGAACATCGACGACAGGGCGTAGGAGAAGAGCTCCGAGGCGCCGATGATCATCATGATCATGACGCTTTCCTTCAGCGTGTCGCGGAACACCGCCGTCAGGCTGGACAGCCGCCAGATGCGGTAGATCACCATCACCAGGATGATGCAGAACAGCGCGCCGACGCCGGCGGCCTCCGACGGGGTCGCGACGCCGCCGTAGAGCACGAAGAGGATGCCGACGATGATGGCGAGGAACGGCAGCACGCGCGGCAACACCTCGAAGCGCTGCTTGAAGGTGAAGCGCTCGCTCAGCGCGCTGAGGCCGACGCCACGGCGATGGCAGGAATAGATGGTCCAGGCCATGAACAGTGCCGTCAGCATCATGCCGGGAACCACGCCGGCGAGGAACAGCCGGCCGATGGAGGTTTCCGTGGCGATGCCATAGACGATCATGGTGATCGACGGGGGAATGAGAATGCCCAGCGTGCCGCCGGCGGCGATGGAGCCCGCGGCGATTTCCTTCGGATAGCCGCGCGATGTCATCTCCGGGATGCCCATCTTGCCGATGGCGGCACAGGTGGCGGGCGAGGAGCCGGACAGCGCCGCGAAGATCGAGCAGGCGCCGAGGTTGGACAGCACCAGCCCGCCCGGCACGCGGTTGAGCCAGCGGTCGAGCGCCTCGTAGAGGTCCTTGCCGGCGGGCGAGGAAGCGACCGAGGCGCCCATCAGGATGAACATCGGGATGGAGACGAGGCCGAAGGAGGCCAGGCCGCCGAAGAAGGTTTCGCCGAGGATCGACAGGCTGCCCCAGCCGTCGACGAGGATCAGCGCGGCGATGGACACAAACCCCAGCGCGAAGGCGATGGGCGTGCCGATGGCGAGCAGCGACATCAGCGCCGCGAGAACGAAGAGGCCGTACATCAGCGGGCTCATTCGGGATCCCCCCACAGCTTGAGAATTTCGGCGACATACTGCAGGCACAGGACGCCGATGCCGAGCGGCAGCGGCGCCAGCGGGATCCACAGCGGCAGTTTCCAGACGGTTTCGGTGGTCCAGCCGCCGCTCCAGGCTTCCTCGAAATAGGTCCAGCCGGAGTAGGCCAGCAGCGCGCAGAAGGCGAGGCCGAACAGGCCGGCCACGACGTTCATGATCAGGCGCACGGGATGCGGCATGGCATTGGGCACGATGTCGACGTTCACGTGACCCTTTTCCAGAAGCACGAAAGGCGAGCCGAGGAAGGTGGCGGCGACCAGCGAAAAGGTGACGTACTCGGTCTGCCAGACCGTGGAGCCGTTCAACACGTAGCGGATGAACACCATGTAGGAGACGACCAGCGCCGCGGAGGCGACGAGCAGGATCGCGGCAAGGCCGAGCGCGCGCGAAAGCGCCGAGATGATCTGGATATAGGCCTTCATGCGGGCATGTCTTTTTTCACGTGCGCCACGGCTTCAGCCAACGGCGCGCCACGGGGACCATTGATGTGAGGAAAGAGAGGCTCCGGACCGCCGCGCGGGCGGCCCGGAGCGGGCCAATGGGGCCGGATGTGCGGCTTATTCGACCGCCAGAGCCTTGTTGATCAGCTCTTCACCGCCGGGAACCTTCTCCGCGAAGTTCTTGTAGGAGGTGGCCTTGGCGATATCGAGCCAGGCGTTGTAGTCGTCGGCGGACATTTCGACGATTTCCACGCCGGCCTTCTCGTAGACGTCGACCAGCTTGTCGTCGAGCTTCTTGGCTTCGCCGACGAAATAGTCCTGCGCGACCTTGCCTGCGTCCATCAGCGCCTTCTGCTGGTCGGCATTGAGTGCATCCCAGCTCTGCTTGGACATCAGGATCGGCTCATACATGAACCACAGGGCGTTGGCGCCCGGCTTGGTCAGGCAGGTGGCCTGCTCGTAGATGCGGTAGGAGACGAAGGAGCCCGACGAGGTATTGGCGGCGTCGAGCACGCCGGTCTGCAGGCCGGTATAGATTTCCGACGACGGCATGGAGGCGATGGAGGCGCCCGCGCCCACCAGCATCTGCTCGAAGGCCGGACCCGCAGCGCGGGTGACCTGGCCCTTCATCGTCTCAGGCGAGGTGATGCATTTGGTCTTGGAGGCGAAGGCGCCCGCCAGCCATGCGTCGGCCAGCACCACCACGCCGGCGTCGTTGATGATCTGCTTGATGTCGTCCATGAACGGCGAATCGTTCAGCCGCTGCGCGCGGTCATGGTTGCGCACCAGGCCCGGCATCAGGGTGGCCGAGAACTGCGGGTGACGGCCGGAGGCGTAGTCGAGCGGGAAGGCGGAGATGTCGAGCTGGCCCTTGACCATGGCGCCCCACTGCTCGGTCGGCTTGAACAGCGACTTGCCCGGATAGACCTGGATCTTCAGATCGACGTCGGCCTTCTCGACCTCACGGGCGAGGATCTGGACCATTTCGTCGCGCACGTCGCCCTTGCCGCCCGGCCACTGGTGCGAGGCCTTCAGTGTGGTTTCGGCGAACGCCGCGCTGGCCATTGAGCCGGCGACAGCCGCGATGACTATCGTTTTGAACATTGTTTCCTCCCACCGGACATGCCGGCATGTTGTTTTAATCGAGGCTTGAATAGGGCCTTCCTATGCACACAGAGTCAAGGTTTTTGTATACAAGAATGTGTGCTATGCAGGTCCGTTGCCTTGAAGCGGGGAATCGCATGGCCGATCGCCAGCCGAATCAGATGTCAGACACCGTGCCGGAGCGCGCGGAGGACCGTGCGCCGGAGGCCCTGCCCGAACACCTGTCGGGCCGTATGGCCGACCGGCTGCGCGATCAGCTGGAACAGGAAATCGTCACCGGCGTGCATGCGCCCGGCGCGCGGCTGGACGAAGTGAAGCTGGCCGAGCGGTTCAAGGTGTCGCGCACGCCGATCCGCGAGGCGTTCCAGCAGCTCTCGGCCTCCGGCCTCCTGGAGTTGAAGCCGCGCCGCGGCGCCTTCGTGCGCAGCGCCGGCATCAACGAGATCATCGAGATGTTCGAGGTGATGGCG is a genomic window containing:
- a CDS encoding malonyl-CoA decarboxylase, which codes for MLQDLLSALVTRGARLMDQRAEAKTAADLELLCDALLSSRGEASGVALAAQILDGFSTLDETERATFFAMLTERFDPDPARAILAAQDFAQERSARTLGELIAASEPPRQELMRRLNLAPGGTAALVGMREALLSYLGEHPEFARLDADFQHLFQSWFNRGFLVLRPIDWASPAHILDKIIAYEAVHEIGNWDELRRRLRPADRRCFGFFHPSMPDEPLIFVEVALTQAIPDSIQDLLADDREILSPDKATTAVFYSISNCQQGLRGVSFGSFLIKQVAQDLTREIPALKTFVTLSPAPGFIRWLKGVAADGAEDSQAARALDAIAEPLWHLDEAKADAARELLLPLAAEYFLAAKRPDGQPVDAVARFHLGNGATLRQINWLGDTSPKGFAQSAGIMVNYLYDLAEVEANHEAYAARREVKAAKPVRGLLRTSEKRAARKDTV
- a CDS encoding TRAP transporter small permease; translation: MKAYIQIISALSRALGLAAILLVASAALVVSYMVFIRYVLNGSTVWQTEYVTFSLVAATFLGSPFVLLEKGHVNVDIVPNAMPHPVRLIMNVVAGLFGLAFCALLAYSGWTYFEEAWSGGWTTETVWKLPLWIPLAPLPLGIGVLCLQYVAEILKLWGDPE
- the dctP gene encoding TRAP transporter substrate-binding protein DctP; translation: MFKTIVIAAVAGSMASAAFAETTLKASHQWPGGKGDVRDEMVQILAREVEKADVDLKIQVYPGKSLFKPTEQWGAMVKGQLDISAFPLDYASGRHPQFSATLMPGLVRNHDRAQRLNDSPFMDDIKQIINDAGVVVLADAWLAGAFASKTKCITSPETMKGQVTRAAGPAFEQMLVGAGASIASMPSSEIYTGLQTGVLDAANTSSGSFVSYRIYEQATCLTKPGANALWFMYEPILMSKQSWDALNADQQKALMDAGKVAQDYFVGEAKKLDDKLVDVYEKAGVEIVEMSADDYNAWLDIAKATSYKNFAEKVPGGEELINKALAVE
- a CDS encoding TRAP transporter large permease encodes the protein MSPLMYGLFVLAALMSLLAIGTPIAFALGFVSIAALILVDGWGSLSILGETFFGGLASFGLVSIPMFILMGASVASSPAGKDLYEALDRWLNRVPGGLVLSNLGACSIFAALSGSSPATCAAIGKMGIPEMTSRGYPKEIAAGSIAAGGTLGILIPPSITMIVYGIATETSIGRLFLAGVVPGMMLTALFMAWTIYSCHRRGVGLSALSERFTFKQRFEVLPRVLPFLAIIVGILFVLYGGVATPSEAAGVGALFCIILVMVIYRIWRLSSLTAVFRDTLKESVMIMMIIGASELFSYALSSMFITQSIAEWIGNLDVNRWVLMAVINVFLLFAGFFLPPVAVILMTAPILLPIILQAGFDPYWFAVILTINMEIGLITPPVGLNLYVINGIAPDISLAQILRGSIPYVLCMVVGILLLCLVPGIATWLPVYVMGPAL